A section of the Ciceribacter thiooxidans genome encodes:
- the ntrC gene encoding nitrogen regulation protein NR(I), which yields MTATILVADDDAAIRTVLNQALTRAGYDVRITSNAATLWRWVSAGEGDLVVTDVVMPDENAFDLLPRIKKARPDLPVLVMSAQNTFMTAIKASERGAYDYLPKPFDLTELIAIIGRALAEPKKKPVRVDDDMQDGMPLVGRSAAMQEIYRVLARLMQTDLTLMITGESGTGKELVARALHDYGKRRNGPFVAINMAAIPRDLIESELFGHEKGAFTGAQTRSTGRFEQAEGGTLFLDEIGDMPMDAQTRLLRVLQQGEYTTVGGRTPIRTDVRIVAATNKDLKQSINQGLFREDLYYRLNVVPLRLPPLRDRAEDIPDLVRHFIQEGERQGLDSKRFDQEALEVMKSYAWPGNVRELENLVRRLMALYPQDVITREIIESELRSDIADSPITKASVASGPMTIAQAVEENMRSYFASFGDGLPPSGLYDRVLTEMEYPLILAALTATRGNQIKAADLLGLNRNTLRKKIRELGVSVYRSSRSA from the coding sequence ATGACTGCCACCATCCTTGTTGCTGACGATGATGCCGCCATCCGCACGGTGCTCAATCAGGCGCTGACGCGGGCGGGATACGACGTCCGGATTACCTCCAATGCGGCGACGCTCTGGCGCTGGGTCTCGGCCGGCGAGGGCGATCTCGTCGTCACCGACGTGGTCATGCCGGACGAGAACGCCTTCGACCTCTTGCCGCGTATCAAGAAGGCGAGGCCAGATCTGCCGGTTCTGGTGATGAGCGCGCAGAACACCTTCATGACGGCGATCAAGGCGTCGGAGCGCGGCGCCTATGACTACCTGCCGAAGCCGTTCGACCTGACCGAACTGATCGCGATCATCGGCCGCGCACTTGCGGAGCCGAAGAAAAAGCCGGTCCGTGTCGACGACGACATGCAGGACGGGATGCCACTGGTCGGGCGTTCGGCCGCCATGCAGGAAATTTACCGCGTCCTCGCACGGCTCATGCAGACCGACCTCACGCTGATGATCACCGGCGAGTCCGGCACCGGCAAGGAACTCGTCGCCCGCGCGCTGCACGATTACGGCAAGCGCCGCAACGGCCCCTTCGTCGCGATCAACATGGCGGCGATCCCGCGCGACCTCATCGAGTCGGAACTGTTCGGCCACGAGAAGGGTGCCTTCACCGGCGCGCAGACGCGCTCGACCGGCCGCTTCGAGCAGGCCGAGGGCGGTACGCTGTTCCTCGACGAGATCGGCGACATGCCGATGGATGCGCAGACGCGCCTGCTGCGCGTTCTCCAGCAGGGGGAGTACACGACAGTCGGCGGCCGCACGCCGATCCGTACCGACGTCCGGATCGTGGCGGCGACGAACAAGGACCTGAAGCAGTCGATCAACCAGGGCCTCTTCCGCGAGGACCTCTATTACCGCCTCAACGTCGTTCCGCTGCGTCTGCCGCCGCTGAGGGACCGTGCCGAGGACATTCCGGACCTCGTCCGCCATTTCATCCAAGAGGGCGAGCGGCAGGGGCTTGATTCGAAGCGCTTTGACCAGGAGGCGCTCGAAGTCATGAAATCCTATGCGTGGCCCGGCAATGTCCGCGAGCTCGAGAACCTCGTCCGCCGCCTGATGGCGCTTTATCCACAGGATGTCATCACCCGGGAGATCATCGAATCCGAACTGCGCTCCGACATCGCCGACAGCCCGATCACCAAGGCGAGCGTCGCGTCGGGACCGATGACCATTGCGCAGGCGGTGGAAGAGAACATGCGCAGCTATTTCGCCAGCTTTGGCGATGGTTTGCCGCCCTCCGGCCTCTATGATCGCGTGCTGACGGAAATGGAGTACCCGCTCATTCTGGCGGCGCTGACGGCGACACGCGGCAATCAGATCAAGGCTGCGGACCTGCTGGGCCTCAACCGCAATACGCTCAGGAAGAAGATTCGCGAACTCGGCGTATCGGTCTACAGGAGCTCCCGGTCGGCTTGA
- a CDS encoding two-component system sensor histidine kinase NtrB, protein MSQPQETRDNGLALTVLNAIQNPVILVDAEGFVTFANWEAESFFGASASHLARHQVASLIPFGSPLLALIDQVRERRAPVNEYRVDLSSPRLGEDKLVDLYVAPVVSDPGSVVVVFQERSMADKIDRQLTHRAAARSVTGLASMLAHEIKNPLSGIRGAAQLLESSVTDEDRALTRLICDETDRIVSLVDRMEVFSDERPVDRQPINIHSVLDHVKAIAKAGFARDIKITENYDPSLPPVYANRDQLVQVFLNLVKNAAEAIGDRADGEIQLTTAYRPGIRLSVAGSREKISLPLEFCVHDNGPGVPADLLPHLFDPFITTKTNGSGLGLALVAKIIGGHGGIVECDSQSNRTTFRVLMPVSRGVALEDATPANSTGSL, encoded by the coding sequence ATGTCGCAACCGCAGGAAACACGGGACAACGGCCTGGCCCTGACTGTTTTGAACGCCATCCAAAATCCGGTGATCCTCGTCGATGCCGAAGGTTTCGTCACCTTCGCCAACTGGGAGGCGGAATCCTTCTTCGGCGCGAGCGCCAGCCATCTCGCCCGCCATCAGGTGGCGAGCCTGATTCCCTTCGGCAGCCCGCTGCTCGCCCTGATCGACCAGGTGCGGGAGCGGCGGGCGCCGGTCAACGAATACCGCGTCGACCTGAGCTCACCGCGCCTCGGCGAGGACAAGCTGGTCGACCTCTACGTCGCTCCGGTGGTGAGTGATCCGGGCTCCGTGGTCGTTGTATTCCAGGAACGCTCGATGGCCGACAAGATCGACCGCCAGCTGACCCACCGCGCTGCCGCCCGCTCGGTGACAGGGCTCGCCTCGATGCTGGCGCACGAGATCAAGAACCCGCTCTCCGGCATCCGCGGCGCGGCACAGCTTCTCGAAAGCTCGGTGACCGACGAAGACCGGGCGCTGACACGCCTCATCTGCGACGAGACGGACCGGATCGTCTCGCTGGTCGACCGCATGGAGGTCTTCTCCGACGAGAGACCGGTGGACCGGCAGCCGATCAACATCCATTCGGTGCTCGACCACGTGAAGGCGATCGCCAAAGCGGGCTTTGCCCGCGATATCAAGATCACCGAGAACTACGACCCGTCGCTGCCGCCGGTCTATGCCAACCGCGACCAGCTGGTGCAGGTGTTCCTCAATCTCGTCAAGAACGCGGCCGAGGCGATCGGCGACCGCGCCGACGGAGAAATCCAGCTGACGACCGCCTATCGGCCGGGGATCCGCCTCTCGGTCGCCGGTTCGCGAGAAAAGATCTCGCTGCCGCTCGAATTCTGCGTGCACGACAACGGTCCGGGGGTTCCCGCCGACCTGCTACCGCATCTCTTCGATCCCTTCATCACCACCAAGACCAACGGATCGGGGCTCGGCCTCGCGCTGGTCGCCAAGATCATCGGCGGTCACGGCGGCATCGTCGAATGCGACAGCCAGTCCAACCGCACCACTTTCCGCGTGCTGATGCCCGTCTCCCGGGGTGTCGCACTCGAAGACGCAACTCCGGCGAACTCCACAGGAAGCCTCTGA
- the dusB gene encoding tRNA dihydrouridine synthase DusB — MPFQIGPVTVRNRVALAPMSGVSDLPFRQLAWRFGAGLVVTEMVASRELVLNAAESWMRLRDGEARPHVVQLAGREAHWMAEAARIAEANGADVIDINMGCPAKKVIGGYSGSALMRDPDHALSLIEATVEAVSVPVTLKMRLGWDENSINAPEIAARAERAGIQLVAIHGRTRMQFYEGRADWDAIAAVRDAVKIPLIANGDVSTREDAEEILRRSGADAVMIGRACQGRPWLAGVLAGARAPEAAEIATIAVEHYEMMLAHYGTDVGLRHARKHLGWYLERFAPDLAPARKAEIMTARDPRFVVAALSCALEEAASERNDRQEAA; from the coding sequence ATGCCGTTTCAGATCGGGCCGGTGACCGTCCGCAATCGCGTCGCGCTGGCGCCGATGTCCGGGGTGAGCGATCTGCCGTTCCGCCAGCTCGCCTGGCGCTTCGGGGCGGGGCTCGTCGTCACTGAGATGGTAGCGAGCCGGGAACTGGTGCTGAATGCAGCCGAATCCTGGATGCGGCTGCGCGACGGCGAGGCGCGGCCGCACGTTGTCCAGCTTGCCGGGCGCGAGGCGCACTGGATGGCAGAAGCCGCGCGCATCGCCGAGGCGAACGGCGCCGACGTAATCGACATCAACATGGGGTGCCCGGCCAAGAAGGTGATCGGCGGTTATTCCGGTTCGGCGCTGATGCGCGACCCCGACCATGCGCTTTCGCTGATCGAGGCGACCGTTGAGGCGGTGAGCGTCCCGGTGACGCTGAAGATGCGGCTCGGCTGGGACGAGAATTCGATCAACGCGCCGGAGATCGCCGCGCGCGCCGAACGGGCGGGCATTCAGCTCGTCGCCATCCACGGCCGCACCCGCATGCAGTTCTACGAGGGCCGCGCAGACTGGGATGCGATCGCCGCGGTGCGCGACGCGGTCAAGATCCCGCTGATCGCCAACGGCGACGTTTCGACCCGCGAGGACGCAGAGGAAATCCTGCGGCGTTCCGGCGCCGATGCTGTCATGATAGGTCGTGCCTGTCAGGGGCGGCCGTGGCTGGCCGGCGTTCTCGCCGGCGCCCGTGCACCTGAAGCCGCCGAGATCGCCACGATCGCCGTCGAGCACTACGAGATGATGCTGGCGCATTACGGGACCGATGTCGGCCTGCGCCATGCCCGCAAACACCTGGGCTGGTATCTCGAACGCTTCGCGCCGGATCTCGCGCCCGCCCGCAAGGCGGAGATCATGACGGCCCGCGATCCCCGCTTCGTCGTCGCGGCTCTGTCTTGCGCACTCGAAGAGGCGGCGAGCGAGAGAAACGACCGGCAGGAGGCCGCCTGA
- a CDS encoding bifunctional 2-C-methyl-D-erythritol 4-phosphate cytidylyltransferase/2-C-methyl-D-erythritol 2,4-cyclodiphosphate synthase yields the protein MANLGAFSIAVIVVAAGRGERAGASAEGPKQYRRIGGKPVIAHTLQRFVDWPATGPIVAVIHPDDEMLFREACRHLNGGRDIVVTFGGRTRQQSVEAGLKALVGRDVTHVMIQDAVRPFVDTAMLERIRAAFADGAAAVLPAIPVTDTLKRGSAEGLVVETVPRAGLYAAQTPQSFSYPAIMAAHARAASEGRDDFTDDAAIAEWAGIPVRLVEGSPDNVKLTVQRDIAMADARLSSSALPDVRTGNGYDVHQLEAGVGVTLCGVFIPHDQKLKGHSDADVALHALTDALLATCGAGDIGDHFPPSDPQWKGAPSRIFLAHAAKIVRDNGGTIMNADISLIAEAPKVGPHRQAMREKLSEILGISLDRCSVKATTNETIGFVGRREGIAAIATATVVYGGAKA from the coding sequence ATGGCAAATCTCGGGGCCTTTTCAATCGCTGTCATCGTGGTCGCCGCCGGGCGCGGCGAACGGGCCGGCGCTTCCGCGGAAGGGCCGAAGCAGTATCGCCGCATCGGCGGAAAGCCGGTGATCGCCCATACACTTCAACGCTTTGTCGACTGGCCGGCAACGGGTCCGATCGTCGCAGTCATCCATCCTGACGACGAGATGCTGTTTCGCGAGGCGTGCCGGCACCTGAACGGCGGGCGGGACATCGTCGTCACCTTCGGCGGACGCACGCGCCAGCAGTCGGTGGAGGCCGGGTTGAAGGCGCTTGTCGGCCGCGACGTCACCCATGTGATGATCCAGGATGCCGTGAGACCCTTTGTCGATACGGCGATGCTGGAGCGCATCCGCGCAGCCTTCGCCGATGGTGCCGCGGCCGTTCTGCCGGCTATTCCGGTCACCGACACGCTGAAGCGCGGCTCGGCCGAAGGACTTGTGGTCGAAACCGTTCCGCGCGCCGGGCTCTACGCCGCGCAGACGCCCCAGAGCTTCAGCTATCCGGCAATCATGGCCGCACACGCGCGCGCCGCCTCCGAAGGGCGGGATGATTTTACCGACGATGCCGCCATCGCCGAATGGGCCGGCATCCCCGTCCGGCTGGTCGAAGGATCGCCGGACAATGTCAAACTCACCGTCCAGCGGGATATCGCCATGGCCGACGCCAGACTCTCGTCTTCCGCCCTTCCCGACGTGCGCACCGGCAACGGTTATGACGTGCACCAGCTCGAGGCCGGGGTCGGCGTCACGCTCTGCGGCGTCTTCATTCCGCACGACCAGAAGCTCAAGGGGCATTCCGACGCCGACGTCGCCCTGCACGCGCTGACCGATGCGCTGCTCGCGACCTGCGGCGCCGGCGACATCGGCGACCATTTCCCGCCCTCGGACCCGCAATGGAAGGGCGCGCCGTCCCGCATCTTCCTTGCGCACGCGGCGAAGATCGTCCGCGACAATGGCGGCACGATCATGAATGCGGATATCTCGCTGATTGCCGAGGCCCCGAAGGTCGGGCCGCACCGCCAGGCGATGCGGGAGAAGCTCTCGGAAATTCTCGGCATTTCGCTCGACCGCTGTTCGGTCAAGGCGACCACCAACGAGACGATCGGCTTTGTCGGGCGCCGCGAAGGGATCGCCGCGATCGCCACCGCGACCGTCGTCTACGGGGGTGCGAAAGCATGA
- a CDS encoding CinA family protein has product MSLFPPAVETLASRIVSQFTQRNLTVATAESCTGGLIAGALTEISGSSAVVDRGFVTYSNRAKVEMLGVDEKVLGSFGAVSRETALQMAAGALRHSGADLAVAVTGVAGPTGGTAEKPVGLVHIAARRRDGRLIHREMRYGDLGRDGIRMATVTTALEMLLDLAAKD; this is encoded by the coding sequence ATGAGCCTCTTTCCGCCAGCGGTCGAAACACTGGCCTCACGTATCGTCAGTCAATTTACGCAACGTAATTTGACGGTCGCCACCGCGGAATCCTGCACCGGCGGGCTGATCGCCGGGGCGCTTACCGAGATTTCCGGCTCGTCGGCGGTAGTCGACCGCGGCTTCGTCACCTATTCGAACCGGGCGAAGGTGGAGATGCTCGGCGTCGATGAAAAGGTGCTCGGCTCCTTCGGCGCCGTCTCCCGCGAAACGGCGTTGCAGATGGCGGCCGGCGCACTTCGCCATTCGGGGGCGGATCTGGCGGTCGCGGTGACCGGCGTCGCAGGCCCGACCGGCGGTACAGCGGAAAAGCCGGTCGGGCTCGTCCACATTGCGGCAAGGCGCCGCGACGGTCGCCTCATCCACCGTGAAATGCGTTACGGCGATCTCGGCCGTGACGGCATCCGCATGGCGACGGTGACGACTGCGCTCGAAATGCTCCTGGACCTGGCTGCCAAAGACTGA
- a CDS encoding type II toxin-antitoxin system RatA family toxin, with protein MPQFETRRIVKHSPDRMYALVADVERYPEFLPLCEALAIRSRRERDGKTLLVADMTVGYKAIRETFTTQVLLAPTERAIDVKYIEGPFRYLDNRWRFEPAAEGGCSVHFFIDYEFKSRILGALMGSMFDRAFRMFSEAFEKRADEIYTA; from the coding sequence ATGCCACAGTTCGAAACCCGCCGTATCGTCAAGCACTCTCCCGACCGGATGTACGCGCTCGTCGCCGATGTCGAGCGTTATCCGGAATTCCTGCCACTGTGCGAGGCGCTCGCGATCCGTTCGCGGCGGGAGCGGGACGGCAAGACGCTGCTCGTCGCCGACATGACGGTCGGTTACAAGGCGATCCGCGAGACGTTCACGACACAGGTGCTTCTGGCGCCGACCGAGCGCGCGATCGACGTGAAGTATATCGAGGGTCCGTTCCGCTATCTCGACAACCGCTGGCGTTTCGAACCGGCGGCAGAGGGCGGTTGCTCCGTGCATTTCTTCATCGACTACGAATTCAAGAGCCGCATCCTCGGCGCGCTGATGGGCTCGATGTTCGACCGCGCCTTCAGGATGTTTTCCGAAGCCTTCGAAAAGCGTGCCGACGAGATCTACACGGCCTGA
- a CDS encoding AAA family ATPase yields MPEFINDMHRAASLLARARRICIIGCSGGGKSTLSQKISAALNLPYLSMDREVFWLPGWAQRPRVEQRQIISRIVQSDSWLMDGTNPSSFDIRLPRTDLVVWVRLPRWRCLLGVYRRAGRYVGRHRPEMADGCVERWPDREFLSYIWNFESRFAPRVVHELRTHGPAVPVLTLKSHGEMAKLLDLAGIPA; encoded by the coding sequence TTGCCCGAGTTCATCAATGACATGCACCGCGCGGCGTCGCTTCTGGCAAGAGCGCGAAGGATCTGCATAATTGGCTGTTCCGGTGGTGGAAAGTCGACGCTGTCGCAGAAGATTTCGGCTGCTCTGAACCTTCCTTATCTCTCCATGGATCGAGAAGTCTTCTGGCTTCCCGGCTGGGCCCAGCGACCGAGGGTCGAGCAGAGGCAAATCATTTCCCGGATCGTCCAGTCCGACAGTTGGCTGATGGACGGGACCAATCCATCAAGCTTCGACATTCGCCTGCCACGCACGGACCTCGTCGTCTGGGTGCGGCTCCCTCGCTGGCGCTGCCTTCTCGGCGTCTATCGCCGCGCGGGTCGCTATGTCGGGCGGCACCGGCCGGAGATGGCAGACGGTTGTGTCGAACGATGGCCGGACCGGGAATTCCTTTCGTACATCTGGAACTTCGAGAGCCGCTTCGCGCCGAGAGTTGTCCATGAACTCCGGACGCATGGACCCGCTGTCCCCGTGCTGACGCTGAAATCACACGGCGAGATGGCCAAGCTCCTTGATCTCGCAGGGATCCCCGCTTAA
- the lipA gene encoding lipoyl synthase: MVTILDRMTPEEKRVRHPEKAHRPDTEVLRKPEWIRVKAPTSKGYAETRSIVKDNKLVTVCEEAGCPNIGECWDKKHATFMIMGEICTRACAFCNVATGKPNALDPDEPENVAKAVKQMGLTHVVITSVDRDDLEDGGAEHFEKVIWAIRAASPETTIEILTPDFLKKPGALERVVAAKPDVFNHNLETVPGNYLTVRPGARYFHSIRLLQRVKELDPTMFTKSGIMVGLGEERNEVLQLMDDLRTADVDFLTIGQYLQPTRKHHQVMSFVTPDEFKSYETVAYSKGFLMVSASPLTRSSHHAGDDFARLRAAREKLQAAR, encoded by the coding sequence ATGGTTACGATCCTCGACCGGATGACCCCTGAGGAAAAGCGCGTCCGGCATCCGGAGAAGGCCCACAGGCCCGACACGGAAGTGCTGCGCAAACCCGAATGGATCCGCGTCAAGGCGCCGACCTCGAAGGGCTATGCCGAGACCCGCTCGATCGTGAAGGACAACAAGCTCGTCACGGTGTGCGAGGAGGCGGGCTGCCCCAACATCGGCGAATGCTGGGACAAGAAGCACGCCACCTTCATGATCATGGGCGAGATCTGCACGCGCGCCTGTGCCTTCTGCAACGTCGCGACCGGCAAGCCGAACGCGCTCGATCCGGACGAGCCCGAGAATGTCGCCAAGGCGGTGAAGCAGATGGGCCTCACCCATGTCGTCATCACCTCCGTCGACCGTGACGACCTGGAGGACGGTGGCGCCGAGCATTTCGAAAAGGTGATCTGGGCGATCCGCGCCGCTTCGCCGGAAACGACGATCGAAATCCTGACGCCGGACTTCCTGAAGAAGCCGGGCGCTCTGGAGCGCGTCGTCGCCGCCAAGCCGGACGTCTTTAACCACAACCTGGAAACGGTGCCCGGCAACTATCTGACGGTCCGTCCCGGTGCGCGCTATTTCCACTCGATCCGGCTGTTGCAGCGGGTCAAGGAACTCGACCCGACCATGTTCACCAAGTCCGGCATCATGGTCGGCCTCGGCGAGGAGCGTAACGAGGTCCTCCAGCTCATGGACGACCTCAGAACCGCCGACGTCGATTTCCTGACCATCGGTCAGTACCTGCAGCCGACCCGCAAGCACCATCAGGTTATGAGCTTCGTCACGCCCGACGAATTCAAGTCCTACGAGACGGTCGCCTATTCCAAGGGCTTCCTGATGGTGTCGGCAAGCCCGCTGACGCGCTCGTCCCATCACGCCGGCGACGACTTCGCGCGGCTGAGGGCGGCACGGGAGAAGCTTCAGGCCGCGCGCTGA
- a CDS encoding GlsB/YeaQ/YmgE family stress response membrane protein, producing MQGLGWILTIVIGGLAGWLAGKLMDARFGILMNIVLGIVGSVVANAVLAQFHISVAGGALGYLITGFLGASLLLFVVKLVRR from the coding sequence ATGCAGGGTTTGGGTTGGATTTTGACGATCGTGATCGGCGGTCTTGCGGGCTGGCTCGCGGGCAAGCTGATGGACGCACGCTTCGGCATCCTGATGAACATCGTGCTCGGCATCGTCGGCTCGGTGGTCGCCAATGCCGTGCTTGCGCAGTTTCACATCTCGGTGGCCGGCGGTGCGCTCGGCTATCTGATCACCGGCTTCCTCGGCGCAAGTCTCCTCTTGTTCGTCGTCAAGCTCGTCAGGCGTTGA
- the lpdA gene encoding dihydrolipoyl dehydrogenase, whose translation MSNAYDVIIIGSGPGGYIAAIRAAQLGLKTAIVEREHLAGICSNWGCIPTKALLRSAEIYHYAKHPGDYGVKIEGTVTPDLKAIVARSRGIAARMNGGVGFLMKKNKVDVIWGEAKLSKPGEIVVSKTTKAIQQPQAPLPKNTLGEGTYTAKHIIVATGARPRALPGIEPDGKLIWTYFEAMKPEEMPKSLLVMGSGAIGIEFASFYRTLGVEVTVVEVMSQVMPVEDAEISALAKKQFEKQGMKILLEAKVAKVEKGANSVTAHVEKKDGSIERITADRMISAVGVQANVENIGLEALGVKTDRGFIQIDGYGRTNVPGIYAIGDVAGPPMLAHKAEHEAVICVEKIAGLPNVHPMDKAKIPGCTYCHPQVASVGLTEAKAKAEGRDIRVGRFPFVANGKAIALGEDQGLVKTIFDKKTGELLGAHLVGAEVTELIQGFVVAMNLETTEEELMHTIFPHPTISETLKESVLDAYGRALNA comes from the coding sequence GTGTCCAACGCTTATGACGTCATCATTATCGGTTCCGGCCCTGGTGGCTATATTGCGGCGATCCGTGCGGCCCAGCTCGGGCTGAAGACCGCCATCGTCGAACGCGAGCACCTCGCCGGCATCTGCTCGAACTGGGGCTGCATCCCGACCAAGGCGCTGCTGCGTTCCGCCGAGATCTACCATTACGCCAAGCACCCCGGCGACTACGGCGTGAAGATCGAAGGCACGGTTACACCCGACCTGAAGGCGATCGTCGCCCGCTCGCGCGGCATTGCTGCCCGCATGAACGGCGGCGTCGGCTTCCTCATGAAGAAGAACAAGGTGGACGTGATCTGGGGTGAAGCGAAGCTTTCGAAGCCCGGTGAGATCGTCGTCTCCAAGACGACGAAGGCGATCCAGCAGCCGCAGGCGCCGCTGCCGAAGAACACGCTCGGCGAGGGCACTTACACGGCGAAGCACATCATCGTCGCGACCGGCGCCCGCCCGCGCGCGCTTCCCGGCATCGAGCCGGACGGCAAGCTGATCTGGACCTATTTCGAGGCGATGAAGCCGGAAGAAATGCCGAAGTCCCTGCTCGTCATGGGCTCCGGTGCGATCGGCATCGAATTCGCTTCCTTCTACCGCACGCTCGGTGTGGAGGTCACCGTCGTCGAGGTGATGAGCCAGGTCATGCCGGTCGAGGATGCGGAAATTTCCGCGCTCGCCAAGAAGCAGTTCGAAAAGCAGGGCATGAAGATCCTGCTCGAAGCCAAGGTCGCCAAGGTCGAGAAGGGCGCGAATTCCGTTACCGCTCATGTCGAGAAGAAGGACGGCTCGATCGAGAGGATTACCGCCGACCGGATGATTTCGGCCGTCGGCGTGCAGGCCAATGTCGAGAACATCGGCCTCGAGGCGCTCGGCGTGAAGACCGACCGCGGCTTCATCCAGATCGACGGCTATGGCCGCACCAACGTGCCGGGCATCTATGCGATCGGCGACGTCGCCGGTCCGCCGATGCTGGCCCACAAGGCCGAGCATGAGGCGGTGATCTGCGTCGAGAAGATCGCCGGTCTGCCGAACGTCCACCCGATGGACAAGGCCAAGATCCCCGGCTGCACCTATTGCCACCCGCAGGTCGCCTCCGTCGGCCTGACCGAGGCCAAGGCGAAGGCCGAGGGCCGCGACATCCGCGTCGGCCGCTTCCCCTTCGTCGCCAACGGCAAGGCGATCGCGCTCGGCGAGGACCAGGGTCTCGTCAAGACCATCTTCGACAAGAAGACCGGGGAACTGCTGGGTGCGCACCTGGTCGGTGCCGAAGTGACCGAACTGATCCAGGGCTTCGTCGTCGCGATGAACCTCGAGACGACCGAAGAAGAGCTGATGCACACGATCTTCCCGCATCCGACCATTTCGGAAACGCTGAAGGAAAGCGTTCTCGATGCCTATGGCCGGGCGTTGAACGCCTGA
- a CDS encoding YdcH family protein, protein MSNTPHEIQDEFPELVGKMHELKASDERFAQLLEDYREINRGIHRAETEVEPVGDAQMETMRKQRMVLKDEIYGMLTKA, encoded by the coding sequence ATGTCGAATACGCCGCACGAAATCCAGGACGAGTTTCCGGAACTGGTCGGCAAGATGCACGAGCTCAAGGCGAGCGACGAGCGTTTTGCCCAACTGCTCGAGGACTATCGCGAGATCAATCGCGGGATCCACCGGGCAGAGACGGAAGTGGAACCGGTCGGCGATGCGCAGATGGAAACGATGCGCAAACAGCGGATGGTTCTGAAGGATGAGATTTACGGGATGCTGACGAAGGCGTGA
- a CDS encoding SGNH/GDSL hydrolase family protein produces MKSVLAYGDSLTWGYDPVALGRHAHEDRWTSVLQKALGHGVRVVAEGLNGRTTAYDDHLADAERNGVKLLPSVLESHKPLDLVILMLGTNDMKRGVAGTAIAAVKGMERLVKQIRLHDWGFDFEAPEILVVSPPPICETANAPFAAMFKGAIEESAMLASLYRDMADELGCGFFDAGSAAKTTPLDGIHLDAENTRAVGRAIEPVVRMMLGL; encoded by the coding sequence ATGAAATCCGTTCTCGCCTACGGTGACAGTCTGACCTGGGGCTACGATCCCGTAGCCCTCGGCCGTCATGCCCATGAGGACCGCTGGACGAGCGTTTTGCAGAAGGCGCTCGGTCACGGGGTCCGGGTCGTGGCCGAAGGCCTGAACGGGCGCACCACCGCTTACGACGACCATCTGGCGGATGCCGAGCGCAACGGCGTGAAACTGCTGCCGAGCGTGCTCGAAAGTCATAAGCCGCTCGACCTCGTCATCCTCATGCTCGGCACCAACGACATGAAGCGGGGCGTGGCCGGCACGGCGATCGCCGCGGTCAAGGGCATGGAGCGGCTGGTGAAGCAGATCCGTCTCCACGACTGGGGCTTCGATTTCGAGGCGCCGGAAATCCTCGTCGTTTCGCCGCCGCCGATCTGCGAGACGGCGAACGCGCCGTTCGCCGCGATGTTCAAGGGCGCGATCGAGGAGTCGGCGATGCTCGCGAGCCTCTATCGCGACATGGCGGATGAACTCGGCTGCGGCTTCTTCGACGCGGGTTCGGCGGCGAAGACGACCCCGCTCGACGGTATCCATCTCGATGCGGAGAATACGCGGGCCGTCGGACGCGCGATCGAACCGGTCGTGCGGATGATGCTCGGCCTGTGA